In Streptomyces alboniger, the following are encoded in one genomic region:
- a CDS encoding phosphatidylinositol-specific phospholipase C/glycerophosphodiester phosphodiesterase family protein encodes MALTTRRRALTTLGAALAGSAVLSTHAQAGERGRHPRPRPRPLIRAHAHNDYEHPRPLLDALDHRFGSVEADIFLVDGQLLVAHDPVDLDPSRTLESLYLEPLAARIRAQHGSVYRGCHHPPFQLLIDIKTEGASTYAELHRHLRPYRHLFTSYVHGKVRRSAVTAVVSGHRAARAPMEAQQVRYAFYDGRLADLGTAAPASLIPLISDNWSLNFSWQGTGPIPAAERDKLRGIVSSAHKRGQRVRFWATPDLPGPQRDAVWGELLAAGVDHLNTDDLAGLEAFLDARRG; translated from the coding sequence ATGGCCCTCACCACCCGTCGCAGAGCCCTCACCACCCTCGGCGCCGCCCTCGCGGGCAGTGCCGTGCTCTCCACCCACGCGCAGGCGGGCGAACGCGGCCGCCACCCGCGCCCGCGTCCCCGCCCCCTGATCCGCGCCCACGCCCACAACGACTACGAACACCCACGGCCCCTCCTCGACGCCCTCGACCACCGCTTCGGCAGCGTCGAGGCCGACATCTTCCTCGTCGACGGACAGCTCCTGGTCGCCCACGACCCGGTGGACCTCGACCCCTCCCGCACCCTCGAATCCCTCTACCTGGAGCCGCTCGCGGCCCGCATACGCGCCCAGCACGGCTCTGTCTACCGGGGCTGTCACCACCCGCCCTTCCAGCTCCTCATCGACATCAAGACCGAAGGCGCCTCGACGTACGCCGAGCTCCACCGCCATCTGCGGCCCTACCGCCACCTGTTCACGTCGTACGTCCACGGAAAGGTGCGCCGTTCCGCGGTCACGGCCGTCGTCTCCGGCCACCGCGCCGCGCGCGCCCCGATGGAGGCGCAGCAGGTGCGGTACGCCTTCTACGACGGCCGCCTCGCCGACCTCGGCACCGCGGCACCCGCCTCGCTCATCCCGCTGATCAGCGACAACTGGTCGCTCAACTTCAGCTGGCAGGGCACGGGCCCGATCCCCGCGGCCGAGCGCGACAAGCTGCGCGGCATCGTCTCCTCCGCCCACAAGCGCGGGCAGCGCGTCCGGTTCTGGGCGACGCCGGACCTGCCGGGCCCGCAGCGTGACGCGGTCTGGGGCGAACTGCTCGCCGCCGGTGTCGATCACCTCAACACCGATGACCTCGCGGGGCTCGAAGCCTTCCTCGACGCCCGTCGCGGCTGA
- a CDS encoding ABC transporter ATP-binding protein: MLELRAISAGYDRRAPVVRSVDLTIAPGESVGLLGPSGCGKSTLARVAALLHRPDAGQVVIDGEAAQGWRHRAPRRQRTAFGVVFQQPRLSADPRLALRDLVAEPLRAVGRSSEAADLVPELTARVGLGKDLLGRRPHEVSDGQLQRACLARALVLRPRWLICDEMTAMLDASTTAALVHVVEEYRRESGAGMLAVGHDRVLLERWCDRTVRWEELAG, encoded by the coding sequence GTGCTTGAACTGCGTGCCATCAGCGCCGGATACGACCGGCGCGCCCCCGTCGTCCGGTCCGTGGATCTCACCATCGCCCCCGGCGAGTCCGTCGGGCTCCTCGGCCCCAGCGGCTGCGGCAAGTCGACGCTGGCGCGGGTCGCGGCGCTGTTGCACCGGCCCGACGCCGGGCAGGTCGTCATCGACGGCGAGGCCGCGCAGGGCTGGCGGCACCGCGCACCGCGCCGGCAGCGCACCGCCTTCGGCGTGGTCTTCCAGCAGCCGCGGCTGTCCGCCGACCCCCGGCTGGCACTGAGGGACCTCGTCGCGGAGCCGTTGCGGGCGGTCGGCCGGTCCTCGGAGGCCGCGGACCTCGTCCCGGAACTGACTGCCCGTGTCGGCCTCGGCAAGGACCTGCTGGGGCGGCGGCCGCACGAGGTCAGCGACGGCCAGTTGCAGCGGGCGTGTCTGGCGCGTGCGCTGGTGCTGCGGCCGCGTTGGCTCATCTGCGACGAGATGACGGCGATGCTCGACGCGTCGACGACGGCGGCACTCGTCCACGTCGTGGAGGAGTACCGGCGGGAGTCCGGTGCGGGGATGCTGGCCGTGGGCCATGACCGGGTGTTGCTCGAGCGGTGGTGTGATCGCACCGTGCGGTGGGAGGAGTTGGCCGGGTAG
- a CDS encoding ABC transporter ATP-binding protein, with amino-acid sequence MRGGTHVSAVTDATFDLAAGECLALVGESGCGKSVLASALLGLLPGNAETAGSALLGDTDLLTADERTLARTVRGRRVGLVPQSPAAHLTPVRTVRSQLEETLRELAGVRGPRLRAAAERAAFPAGHLDRYPHELSGGLAQRAATALALIGDAPLLLADEPTTGLDRDLVDRTVDELRRHVGEDRALLLITHDLAAAERIADRVAVMYASRVVEIADAADFFGARGPRHPYARGLLNALPEREFTPIPGMPPELTALPEGCAFAARCDRADTACATVPALTGGAACHHPHVDVLEAPRA; translated from the coding sequence ATGCGGGGCGGCACCCACGTCTCCGCCGTCACCGACGCCACCTTCGACCTCGCGGCGGGGGAGTGCCTCGCCCTGGTCGGCGAGAGCGGCTGCGGCAAGTCCGTGCTGGCCTCCGCGCTGCTCGGGCTGCTTCCCGGGAACGCGGAGACGGCCGGGTCGGCGCTGCTCGGCGACACCGATCTGCTCACCGCCGACGAGCGCACCCTCGCCCGCACCGTCCGCGGGCGGCGCGTCGGCCTCGTACCGCAGAGCCCCGCCGCGCACCTGACGCCGGTCCGCACCGTGCGCTCCCAGCTGGAGGAGACCCTGCGCGAGCTGGCAGGCGTGCGCGGGCCGCGGCTGCGGGCCGCCGCCGAGCGGGCCGCGTTCCCCGCGGGCCACCTCGACCGCTACCCCCACGAACTGTCCGGCGGCCTCGCCCAGCGCGCCGCCACCGCGCTCGCCCTCATCGGCGACGCACCGCTGCTGCTCGCCGACGAGCCCACCACCGGCCTCGACCGCGACCTCGTCGACCGCACCGTCGACGAACTGCGCCGGCACGTCGGGGAGGACCGCGCGCTGCTCCTGATCACCCACGACCTGGCCGCCGCCGAGCGCATCGCGGACCGGGTCGCCGTCATGTACGCGAGCCGTGTCGTCGAGATCGCCGACGCCGCCGACTTCTTCGGCGCGCGCGGGCCGCGGCACCCCTACGCCCGGGGGCTCCTCAACGCCCTGCCCGAGCGGGAGTTCACGCCCATCCCCGGCATGCCGCCCGAGCTGACCGCGCTCCCCGAGGGCTGTGCGTTCGCGGCGCGCTGCGACCGGGCCGACACGGCGTGCGCCACCGTGCCCGCGCTCACCGGCGGGGCCGCCTGCCACCACCCCCACGTGGACGTGCTGGAGGCACCCCGTGCTTGA
- a CDS encoding ABC transporter permease, producing the protein MADTADIVWRAHGGVRRSTRAWRVRTSAVIVAAVVLAVLVVPPLVNLDEQAVDLAAKLRPPSLAHPFGTDDVGRDLLLRCVYGLRVSLLVGVVAAVVATVIGTAVGALAAASGGWVDRVVMRLVDVFSSVPHLLLGIFIVAMFRPGVWPVVVSVALTHWLSTARIVRAEVLSLRSRPYVDAAISGGASRLRVAVRHLLPGVLPQAGLAAVLMVPHAIWHESALSFLGLGLPTHQASLGTLVQSARGSLLAGDWWPTLFPGLFIIVPTLAIAGLAGAWRERINPRRRSELML; encoded by the coding sequence ATGGCTGACACGGCCGACATCGTCTGGCGCGCCCATGGGGGCGTGCGGCGCTCCACGCGCGCGTGGCGGGTCCGCACCTCCGCGGTGATCGTCGCCGCGGTCGTCCTCGCCGTCCTCGTCGTGCCCCCGCTCGTCAACCTCGACGAGCAGGCCGTCGACCTGGCGGCCAAGCTGCGGCCGCCCTCGCTCGCGCACCCCTTCGGCACCGACGACGTCGGCCGCGACCTGCTCCTGCGCTGCGTCTACGGCCTGCGCGTCTCCCTGCTGGTCGGCGTCGTGGCGGCCGTCGTCGCCACCGTCATCGGCACCGCCGTGGGCGCCCTCGCGGCCGCCTCCGGGGGATGGGTGGACCGGGTCGTGATGCGGCTCGTGGACGTCTTCTCGTCCGTGCCCCACCTACTGCTCGGCATCTTCATCGTCGCGATGTTCCGGCCCGGGGTCTGGCCCGTCGTCGTCTCCGTGGCGCTCACGCACTGGCTCTCCACCGCCCGCATCGTGCGCGCCGAGGTGCTGTCCCTGCGCTCGCGGCCCTACGTCGACGCGGCGATCTCCGGCGGCGCCTCACGGCTGCGCGTCGCCGTGCGGCACCTGCTGCCCGGCGTCCTGCCGCAGGCCGGACTCGCCGCCGTCCTGATGGTGCCGCACGCCATCTGGCACGAGTCCGCGCTGTCCTTCCTCGGCCTCGGCCTGCCCACCCACCAGGCCAGCCTCGGCACGCTCGTGCAGAGCGCGCGCGGCTCGCTCCTCGCGGGCGACTGGTGGCCGACGCTCTTTCCCGGCCTGTTCATCATCGTGCCCACCCTGGCCATCGCGGGCCTCGCGGGCGCCTGGCGGGAACGGATCAACCCCCGGCGCCGATCGGAGCTGATGCTGTGA
- a CDS encoding ABC transporter permease, with translation MARLVGRRALFAVPVLLVVTFGVFAIAAASPFDPVKAYAGTAGLTASQDNLDQLRANLGVDRPLAARWWEWLTSALTGDLGDSSTLRQPVADVIGERVGWSVLLAATAFLVAILLGTALGVLAARRPGGWLDRAVTSLAYTLEAAPPFWLGLLAVWLFALKLGVLPSGGLTDTASSAVTAGQVATHLVLPAGVLAISQLPWFVLYVRQGVGDALGDDPVRGARARGLAERTVLLGHALRSGMLPVLTLIGSRVPELITGALLVETVFSWPGIAAATVQAATSVDFPLLAALTALATAAVLLGNLVADLLYGLADPRVGFDG, from the coding sequence ATGGCGCGCCTGGTGGGACGGCGGGCCCTGTTCGCCGTGCCCGTGCTGCTCGTCGTCACCTTCGGCGTCTTCGCCATCGCCGCCGCCTCGCCCTTCGACCCCGTCAAGGCGTACGCGGGCACGGCCGGACTCACCGCCTCGCAGGACAACCTCGACCAGCTGCGCGCCAACCTCGGCGTCGACCGGCCGCTGGCCGCCCGCTGGTGGGAGTGGCTGACCTCGGCCCTCACCGGGGACCTCGGGGACTCCAGCACGCTCCGCCAGCCCGTCGCCGACGTCATCGGCGAGCGCGTCGGCTGGTCCGTGCTCCTCGCCGCGACCGCGTTCCTCGTCGCGATCCTCCTCGGCACGGCACTCGGCGTCCTCGCCGCGCGCCGCCCCGGCGGCTGGCTCGACCGGGCGGTGACCTCACTCGCGTACACCCTGGAGGCCGCGCCGCCGTTCTGGCTCGGACTGCTCGCCGTCTGGCTCTTCGCACTGAAGCTGGGTGTGCTGCCCTCGGGCGGCCTGACCGACACGGCCAGTTCTGCCGTGACCGCCGGGCAGGTCGCGACCCACCTGGTGCTGCCCGCCGGGGTGCTGGCGATCTCGCAGCTCCCCTGGTTCGTCCTCTACGTCCGTCAAGGCGTCGGTGACGCCCTCGGCGACGACCCCGTGCGCGGGGCACGCGCGCGTGGCCTCGCCGAACGCACCGTCCTGCTCGGGCACGCCCTGCGCTCCGGCATGCTCCCCGTGCTCACGCTCATCGGCTCCCGCGTGCCCGAACTGATCACCGGGGCGCTTCTGGTGGAGACCGTCTTCAGCTGGCCCGGCATCGCCGCGGCCACCGTGCAGGCCGCGACCTCCGTCGACTTCCCGCTGCTCGCCGCGCTGACCGCGCTCGCCACGGCCGCGGTGCTGCTCGGCAACCTCGTGGCCGACCTCCTGTACGGCCTCGCCGATCCGAGGGTGGGTTTCGATGGCTGA